Sequence from the [Clostridium] scindens genome:
GGGGCTTCAAAATGAATTCCGTTCCTTTATTGAGAATCGAAGCCGACAATGTGCATTGGCAACGATGATACAGGAACGAGTGCTCTATCAGAGATTTTGCAGAATGGTAAAGGATAAGCACATCCGGGCAGAGAGCCTGCAGGAACTGGAGTGGGAACAATGGCTGATCAAAATCCGAAGCTGGCTTCTGGAACATGGACAAAAACTGACCATGCAGGGAATCAACGTATATGGGAAAGAAAAGACAGTGCCATCGAGCCTCATCACATATGTGCGGAAGGCATATCAATTTACAGAAGCCAAAGAGGAACGGGATGAGATTGAGAAAGATATCTGGAAATTAGAGAATCTGGACATTGCCTATAAAAAGAATCCGATTAAAAATGTACAGACTTTGAATTTTACAGCGATTATCCAGGATGACTTACGGGAAGAAACAAAAAAGGCAGTTTATGAGCATTTACATCATGAAGCGATTGCAACGATCATCAAAGAGTTGACAGCCATCCGGAGACTATCCAGATATTTGAAAGAAACATATCCCCAAATCCATTCGGCAGAAGAACTGAATCGGGAGTTGCTGGAAGAATATCTGACGTACCTTGCAACGGAAGCGGAGGGCGTGAATAATTACCGAATGGATTTGACGAGACTCCGAGGACTGCTGGAAACCATTGGAAAATTATATGGGTATCCACACTTAGAAATTTTATTCCTAGCCAGTGACTTGCCCAGACAGGTGCAGCCGAAACTGAAATCTTATTCAGATAGTGAGCTGATTCGTTTTAATGCAGCGCTTGCGGAGCTGGATGAGCAGATGGAGCGGCTTATGGTCATCCACCAGATGTTAGGAACAAGGATATCTGATACCCTTACCCTACAGACAGACTGCCTGTATCGACAGGACGGACATCCTATGATCCAGATCCGGCAGATGAAAACAACTACCTTTGTGAAGCCTATCAGTGCAGAACTGGAATTGCTGATTGAAAAAGCAATAGAGTATAGCAAG
This genomic interval carries:
- a CDS encoding tyrosine-type recombinase/integrase, which gives rise to MDEKLYLIDLDCYARAEENQKKKVKESHCFDFGLLPTKGLQNEFRSFIENRSRQCALATMIQERVLYQRFCRMVKDKHIRAESLQELEWEQWLIKIRSWLLEHGQKLTMQGINVYGKEKTVPSSLITYVRKAYQFTEAKEERDEIEKDIWKLENLDIAYKKNPIKNVQTLNFTAIIQDDLREETKKAVYEHLHHEAIATIIKELTAIRRLSRYLKETYPQIHSAEELNRELLEEYLTYLATEAEGVNNYRMDLTRLRGLLETIGKLYGYPHLEILFLASDLPRQVQPKLKSYSDSELIRFNAALAELDEQMERLMVIHQMLGTRISDTLTLQTDCLYRQDGHPMIQIRQMKTTTFVKPISAELELLIEKAIEYSKKRYGDMAYIFVDEKNSKRPMQYNTVQNKVMDLIQKKDLRDDHGELFGFGTHMFRHVYGIRLTELHLDDWTIAKLLGHTSVKNVKFYRKMSLQIIADETREIRAEMSRMIRANLAGWGKEYEQI